TTCCTCCGCAATTTCTTTGAATTAGCTCCCTTAAGCTGGCAAGATGTTCTATTTCTGTTGGGAGTGACTCTAGAGTGGTGTTTTATCCAGCGAACTATCTGGCGCAGGCGTTTCTTCGACAAGTTTTTGGGTAAAGATTTGGGTTTGTCTACCTCCTAAAAAAATAAATAAACCTATACAATTAAGTCAAAAAGAATTAACTGTATAGGTTTACATCGGTTTTTCAAAGTGGAACGCACATAGTACTTATTCAATGCACAGAGTAGTTATTTTTGCACCACCAATTTAACATTGGCATTTTGCAAACCGCGTTGCTTCACTTCTGCCAAAGTTTTATTGACAGCATATTTTTGATTAATCGAGTTAATCAGTTCAGTTTGATTGTGCTTTTTGGCAACACCCCAAAGGTCAGCAATCAGGTCGAAAGAACCATCACTGTTGCGGGACCAGCCTAGGTCAAATTCGCCTTCTAACACTGCTACTAGGTCAGCGCGTACTCTTTGACCATTGTAGCCGCGAACATCGGCATTATTTTTGACACTGATGCCTAGGTCGCAAAGAGAAGATT
This is a stretch of genomic DNA from Merismopedia glauca CCAP 1448/3. It encodes these proteins:
- a CDS encoding DUF1257 domain-containing protein, with the translated sequence MSHFSTLRTKITDVEILKSSLCDLGISVKNNADVRGYNGQRVRADLVAVLEGEFDLGWSRNSDGSFDLIADLWGVAKKHNQTELINSINQKYAVNKTLAEVKQRGLQNANVKLVVQK